ACTCACGCGCGACTTCCCGGTGTATCGGTGAGCCCCCACGTCGCTGCGCTCCTGCCCCCCGAGGGGGCGCCCAGCCGCCTTGGGACGGCCCGGCGGCGGCTGGGGCCAGTGAGCCCTCGCGTCGCGGCAGGTCTCTGACGCCACCCGACAGTGCGCTGCCCCTACTGCGGAAACGTTGAAACCACCGTCGTCGAGACCCGCGAGTCCGACGAGGGTGACGCCGTGCGTCGGCGCCGGCGCTGCAGCGCCTGCGACAAACGCTTCACCACCTACGAACGCGCCGAACTGGCGATGCCGGCGGTGGTCAAGAAGAACGGCGACCGGCGCGAGTTCGACCGCGAGAAGCTGCGCGCCTCGATGACGTTGGCGCTGCGCAAGCGCAATGTCAGCGTCGACCTGATCGATGCCGCGATCGCCCGCATCGAGGACAAGGTCTTCACCAGCGGCGCCAGCGAAATGAGCACCTCGCGCATCGGCGAGATGGTGATGCGCGA
This portion of the Leptothrix cholodnii SP-6 genome encodes:
- the nrdR gene encoding transcriptional regulator NrdR, which encodes MRCPYCGNVETTVVETRESDEGDAVRRRRRCSACDKRFTTYERAELAMPAVVKKNGDRREFDREKLRASMTLALRKRNVSVDLIDAAIARIEDKVFTSGASEMSTSRIGEMVMRELKRLDKVAYVRFASVYREFEDIDAFSKLIQEI